A window from Micromonospora profundi encodes these proteins:
- a CDS encoding ATP-binding cassette domain-containing protein translates to MTATPLLEAVGVVREYRSPRQSLRTPGRPVRALDGVSLQVHEGEAFGIVGESGSGKSTLSRILMALDQPTAGIATYAGQRISGVPERRLGFLRRDVQMVLQDPMSSLNPRMRVADIIAEPMRALRLPGDHRARVAELMHAVGLPEEAVSRYPHQFSGGQRQRIAIARALAAGPKVIVGDEPVSALDVSVRAQILNLLTDLAEQFRLTLVLVSHDLSVVRYLCDRVAVMNQGRIVETGDTASIYSDPQHPYTQRLLSAVPTLRGDLLDRFNRSST, encoded by the coding sequence ATGACCGCGACCCCGTTGCTGGAAGCCGTCGGCGTGGTGCGCGAGTACCGGTCCCCGCGGCAGTCGCTGCGCACGCCGGGGCGGCCGGTCCGCGCGCTGGACGGCGTGAGCCTTCAGGTCCACGAGGGCGAGGCGTTCGGCATCGTGGGGGAGAGCGGCTCCGGCAAGTCCACGCTGTCGCGCATCCTCATGGCGCTCGACCAGCCGACCGCCGGTATAGCGACCTACGCCGGCCAGCGCATCAGCGGCGTGCCGGAGCGGCGGCTCGGGTTCCTGCGGCGGGACGTGCAGATGGTGTTGCAGGACCCCATGTCGTCGTTGAACCCGCGGATGCGGGTCGCGGACATCATCGCGGAACCGATGCGCGCGCTGCGCCTGCCGGGTGACCACCGGGCGCGGGTCGCCGAGCTCATGCACGCCGTGGGTCTGCCAGAGGAGGCGGTGAGCCGCTACCCGCACCAGTTCTCGGGCGGCCAGCGGCAGCGCATCGCGATCGCTCGCGCCCTCGCGGCGGGGCCGAAGGTCATCGTGGGCGACGAGCCCGTCAGCGCGCTCGACGTCTCGGTGCGCGCGCAGATCCTCAACCTGCTCACGGACCTGGCCGAACAGTTCAGGCTGACACTGGTCCTCGTCTCCCACGACCTGTCCGTCGTCCGGTACCTGTGTGACCGGGTCGCGGTGATGAACCAGGGCCGGATCGTCGAGACGGGTGACACCGCGTCGATCTACTCCGACCCCCAGCACCCCTACACCCAGAGGTTGCTGTCCGCGGTGCCCACCCTGCGCGGCGACCTTCTGGACCGATTCAACAGGAGCAGCACATGA
- a CDS encoding SDR family NAD(P)-dependent oxidoreductase — protein sequence MRLVDRVAVVTGGASGIGLATVGRLVEEGARVVIADLDGDRAVRVAADFGTSVIGVACDVTRAEDCRAAVATAVERFGKLDLMHANAGTPFTGPVEEVDQATLDRVVDVNLKGAFWTAQAAVPALIEAGGGSIVFTASLQAVIARPRYSPYTAAKHGVIGLMKGLALELAPHGIRVNAIAPAATETPMLSAFLGGMGDVPDSARQNFRESIPLGRMATPRDSADAVVYLASDEARMVTGHTLVLDGGTTAG from the coding sequence ATGAGGTTGGTTGACCGCGTCGCCGTCGTGACCGGAGGTGCCAGCGGTATCGGACTGGCGACCGTCGGCCGGCTCGTCGAGGAGGGCGCGCGTGTCGTCATCGCCGACCTCGACGGCGACCGTGCCGTCCGGGTGGCAGCCGATTTCGGGACCAGCGTCATCGGGGTGGCCTGCGACGTCACCCGGGCAGAGGACTGCCGTGCTGCCGTCGCGACCGCCGTGGAGCGGTTCGGGAAGCTCGACCTCATGCACGCCAACGCGGGTACGCCGTTCACCGGGCCCGTCGAGGAGGTGGACCAGGCGACGCTCGACCGCGTCGTGGACGTCAACCTCAAGGGGGCGTTCTGGACGGCGCAGGCCGCGGTGCCCGCGCTGATCGAGGCAGGTGGCGGCTCGATCGTGTTCACCGCGTCCCTGCAGGCCGTCATCGCCCGCCCGCGGTACTCGCCGTACACCGCCGCCAAGCACGGGGTCATCGGGCTGATGAAGGGGCTGGCCCTTGAGCTTGCGCCGCACGGCATCCGGGTCAACGCGATCGCCCCCGCGGCGACGGAGACGCCGATGCTCTCGGCGTTCCTCGGCGGGATGGGAGACGTTCCGGACAGCGCCCGGCAGAACTTCCGGGAGTCGATCCCGTTGGGCCGCATGGCGACGCCGCGCGACTCCGCGGACGCGGTGGTGTACCTCGCCAGCGACGAGGCGCGGATGGTGACTGGCCACACGCTCGTCCTCGACGGCGGCACGACGGCCGGCTGA
- a CDS encoding ABC transporter ATP-binding protein, whose protein sequence is MSGLVVEDLVVEVHGVPAVKGISFEIERGSRMGLIGESGCGKSLTALALMGLLPHGVTASGRVLLDGRNLLDLSDREMCSVRGNDIAMVFQEPMTALNPLMRVGNQVAESLRLHRGMSRAAAGARAVELLERVQLPEPDRTARKYPHQLSGGQRQRVVLAIALACDPAVLVADEPTTALDVTVQAEMLRLMDTLVREEGASLLLITHDLPVVASICQELLVMYGGTIVEHGEVAAVFDSPRHPYTAGLKASTVLDSADGSGRLATIPGRVPSLGAFPGGCVYRNRCPRADDVCKTVPLLTAPPGSSRRAACHHPIESDQPLESGRARA, encoded by the coding sequence GTGAGCGGGCTCGTGGTGGAGGACCTCGTCGTCGAGGTCCACGGCGTGCCCGCCGTCAAGGGCATCTCGTTCGAGATCGAGCGGGGCAGCCGCATGGGGCTCATCGGTGAGTCGGGGTGCGGCAAGTCCCTGACGGCCCTCGCCCTGATGGGCCTGCTGCCTCACGGGGTGACGGCGTCGGGGCGGGTGCTGCTCGACGGTCGTAACCTTCTGGACCTGTCCGACCGCGAGATGTGTTCGGTCCGGGGCAACGACATCGCGATGGTGTTCCAGGAGCCCATGACGGCGCTCAACCCGCTCATGCGGGTCGGCAACCAGGTCGCCGAGTCGCTGCGGCTGCATCGCGGGATGAGCCGTGCGGCGGCCGGCGCCCGAGCCGTCGAGCTGCTCGAACGGGTCCAGCTGCCCGAGCCTGACCGCACCGCGCGTAAGTACCCGCACCAGCTGTCCGGCGGCCAGCGGCAGCGCGTCGTGCTGGCCATCGCGCTGGCCTGCGACCCCGCCGTACTTGTGGCGGACGAGCCGACCACGGCGCTGGATGTCACGGTGCAGGCGGAGATGCTGCGGCTGATGGACACGCTGGTGCGCGAGGAAGGGGCGTCCCTCCTGCTCATCACCCACGACCTGCCCGTCGTCGCCAGCATCTGCCAGGAACTGCTGGTGATGTACGGCGGCACGATCGTCGAGCACGGCGAGGTCGCAGCGGTGTTCGACTCCCCGCGGCACCCGTACACGGCGGGTCTGAAGGCGTCCACCGTGCTGGACAGCGCCGACGGAAGCGGCCGGCTGGCGACGATCCCCGGTCGGGTGCCGAGCCTCGGGGCCTTCCCCGGCGGGTGCGTGTACCGCAACCGGTGCCCGCGCGCGGACGACGTCTGCAAGACCGTCCCGTTGCTGACGGCGCCACCCGGCAGCAGTCGGCGTGCGGCCTGCCACCACCCGATCGAGAGCGACCAGCCCCTAGAGAGCGGAAGGGCCAGGGCATGA
- a CDS encoding ABC transporter permease codes for MLIYFVRRLVILAVSLFAASVLVFTLLSLLPGDQAQARLGVNATPEALEALREQFGTNRPFTERYLDWIGGLLRGDFGTSPLSGVSVGSEIVDKLGVTVPLILAGMTLALLIALPLGVLAAVKSRTPIGTALSALSQVGIAVPSFWLGILLITVFAVKLQMLPAGGFTGWEDVGGAVQALLMPALVLGVAQGAILMRYVRSAVVEVMQEDFIQTARAKGLSRSQALKRHALRNAAIPVITVLGLQLATLLIGTVVIENVFGLPGLGRMLLQDVGNRDLLKVQGTVMVLTAAVLLINFLVDVVYHAVDPRLRSNA; via the coding sequence ATGCTGATCTACTTCGTCAGGCGGCTGGTCATCCTCGCGGTATCCCTGTTCGCCGCGTCCGTCCTCGTCTTCACGTTGCTGTCGCTGCTGCCCGGTGACCAGGCGCAGGCAAGGCTCGGCGTGAACGCCACCCCCGAGGCGCTGGAGGCGTTGCGCGAGCAGTTCGGGACGAACCGGCCGTTCACCGAGCGGTACCTCGACTGGATCGGCGGCCTGCTCCGTGGCGACTTCGGAACCTCGCCGCTCAGCGGGGTGTCGGTGGGCTCGGAGATCGTCGACAAGCTCGGCGTCACAGTGCCACTGATTCTGGCCGGGATGACGCTGGCGCTGCTCATCGCGCTCCCGCTCGGCGTCCTCGCGGCCGTGAAGAGCCGTACGCCGATCGGAACGGCGCTGTCGGCGCTCAGCCAGGTCGGCATCGCCGTACCTTCGTTCTGGCTCGGCATCCTGCTCATCACTGTCTTCGCGGTGAAGCTGCAGATGCTGCCCGCCGGCGGGTTCACGGGGTGGGAGGACGTCGGTGGCGCTGTCCAGGCCCTGCTGATGCCGGCGCTTGTCCTCGGCGTGGCGCAGGGCGCCATCCTGATGCGCTACGTCCGCTCCGCGGTGGTCGAGGTCATGCAGGAGGACTTCATCCAGACCGCGCGGGCCAAGGGTCTGAGCCGCTCGCAGGCGCTGAAGCGGCACGCGTTGCGCAACGCGGCGATCCCCGTCATCACGGTCCTCGGCCTCCAGCTCGCGACGCTGCTCATCGGCACCGTCGTCATCGAGAACGTCTTCGGCCTGCCCGGCCTCGGCCGGATGCTGCTCCAGGACGTCGGCAACCGCGATCTGCTGAAGGTGCAGGGCACGGTCATGGTGCTCACGGCTGCGGTGCTGCTGATCAACTTCCTGGTCGACGTGGTGTACCACGCGGTCGACCCCAGGCTGAGGAGCAACGCATGA
- the pdxR gene encoding MocR-like pyridoxine biosynthesis transcription factor PdxR, with protein MTDFLLPVNPQSAVPLYEQIITGIEDAILAGHYDDGPLPSTRRLAEALGVSRNTVLTAYDRLMEQGLIVTVPRRGLYVSSEAVVRMRAARRTSRTPTQPIDWQARLPDPPPAPVYRDPAWVRAPFPFVVGQPDPAMFPIGAWERAQREALRQDGLSHVIGDSGQADDPELVRQLCEHVLPSRGISASPDQVMITLGSTHALHLLAGVLVRPGSVVLAEDPGYPDARTIMQMAGAEVVPGRVDEDGLVVEDLPADLHGAGLVYVTPSHQYPTGATMSASRREELLRRASAADAVVIEDDYDPEMTFRGIPAVAVRALDDEDRVVYLGSFSKLLAPGLRLGYVVASPALVDAMRARSRYVLRHPPGPMQCALARLIASRDLARHVRRIRAHYQGLYEEMVRAVERHVHWGPQPVPRGGLARWITGPAGLDAEELARGLRRQGVLLDPGAPYWIARPAPRHHFRLGYQVMPLDRIDEGVRRVAAAVEALVQPRLVPPPPRKLDVPLPSPSS; from the coding sequence ATGACGGACTTCCTGTTGCCGGTCAACCCGCAGAGCGCAGTTCCCCTGTACGAGCAGATCATCACGGGCATCGAGGACGCGATCCTCGCCGGGCATTACGACGACGGCCCGCTTCCGAGTACCCGCCGGCTGGCCGAGGCGCTGGGCGTCTCGCGCAACACGGTGCTGACGGCCTACGACCGCCTCATGGAACAGGGCCTCATCGTGACCGTGCCCCGGCGCGGCCTCTACGTCTCCTCAGAGGCCGTGGTGCGGATGCGGGCCGCGCGGCGTACCTCCCGCACGCCGACGCAGCCGATCGACTGGCAGGCGCGGCTTCCGGACCCGCCGCCCGCTCCGGTGTACCGGGACCCGGCGTGGGTGCGGGCGCCGTTCCCCTTCGTCGTCGGCCAGCCGGACCCCGCCATGTTCCCCATTGGTGCGTGGGAGAGGGCGCAGCGTGAGGCGCTGCGTCAGGACGGGCTGTCGCATGTCATCGGGGACTCCGGGCAGGCCGACGACCCGGAGCTGGTGCGTCAGCTGTGTGAGCACGTGCTGCCGTCGCGCGGCATCTCCGCCAGCCCGGACCAGGTGATGATCACGCTGGGTTCGACGCATGCGCTGCACCTGCTCGCGGGCGTGCTCGTCCGGCCGGGCAGCGTCGTACTGGCCGAGGATCCCGGCTACCCGGACGCGCGGACCATCATGCAGATGGCCGGGGCCGAGGTGGTGCCGGGCAGGGTCGATGAGGACGGTCTCGTCGTGGAGGACCTGCCGGCGGATCTGCACGGCGCGGGTCTGGTGTACGTCACGCCGAGTCATCAGTACCCGACCGGAGCGACGATGTCGGCATCCCGGCGAGAGGAGCTGCTGCGACGGGCAAGTGCGGCGGACGCGGTGGTGATCGAGGACGACTACGACCCGGAGATGACGTTCCGCGGCATCCCCGCGGTGGCGGTGCGCGCCCTCGACGACGAGGACCGCGTCGTCTACCTCGGCAGCTTCAGCAAGCTGCTGGCGCCCGGCTTGCGGCTCGGTTACGTGGTGGCGTCCCCGGCGCTTGTGGACGCGATGCGGGCACGTTCCCGCTATGTGTTACGCCATCCGCCCGGCCCTATGCAATGCGCCCTCGCGCGGTTGATCGCCAGCCGCGACCTCGCCCGTCACGTCCGCCGCATCCGCGCCCACTACCAGGGGCTTTACGAGGAGATGGTGCGGGCGGTGGAGCGTCACGTGCACTGGGGGCCGCAACCGGTGCCGCGTGGTGGGCTGGCCCGATGGATCACCGGCCCCGCGGGCCTGGACGCCGAGGAACTCGCCCGCGGGCTGCGCCGGCAGGGCGTCCTGCTCGACCCCGGTGCGCCGTACTGGATCGCCCGGCCTGCCCCACGGCACCACTTCCGGCTGGGGTACCAGGTGATGCCGCTGGACCGCATCGACGAGGGCGTGCGACGGGTCGCCGCAGCCGTGGAAGCGCTGGTGCAGCCCCGACTGGTACCCCCGCCGCCTCGGAAACTGGATGTTCCGCTTCCCAGCCCTAGTTCGTAG
- a CDS encoding aldehyde dehydrogenase family protein has translation MTAQELLAALPAGLPIGDGWVTATQMKPVRFPYDGSTVTEAPWGSSDDAEAAVKAAHDVAEQMANLPGHARRRVLMQVAADVRALAGSLAELLVLETGKPLVDCRVEVARTLVTLETAAEEVGHLTGETVALDMQPAGEGMVGFWVRRPIGVVVGITGFNYPLLLAAHKVAPSVAAGCPVIVKPAPNTPLATLVLVDLFRRAGCPAAGVQLVTGGVEVGKILTTHPYVAAVSFTGSAKVGHEIARAAAPRKVLLELGSNAALVIGRDADLDRAAEAVVRGGFYASGQACISVQRVIVEEPVREALIERLQPLLETVTTGDPRSADTRVSALVDEASTERVHSWVDRAVASGARCLAGGTAQGRVLQPTVLVDVPEDAECWSEEIFGPVVCIRSVADMDAAVATVNRSRYGLQAAVFTRDLAVALDAVRRLDVGGVLVNEVPGFRADNMPYGGVKDSGIGREGPRFAMEEFTVTKMVMIRP, from the coding sequence GTGACCGCCCAGGAGCTGCTGGCCGCGCTGCCGGCCGGCCTGCCGATCGGCGACGGCTGGGTGACCGCCACGCAGATGAAGCCTGTGCGGTTCCCGTACGACGGCAGCACCGTGACCGAGGCGCCGTGGGGCAGCTCCGATGACGCGGAGGCCGCCGTCAAGGCCGCGCACGACGTCGCCGAGCAGATGGCCAACCTGCCCGGCCACGCACGCCGTCGGGTGCTGATGCAGGTCGCCGCCGACGTCCGCGCCCTCGCCGGGTCCCTCGCCGAGTTGCTCGTCCTCGAGACCGGCAAGCCGCTTGTCGACTGTCGGGTCGAGGTCGCCCGCACCCTTGTCACGCTGGAGACGGCCGCCGAGGAGGTCGGGCACCTCACCGGCGAGACGGTCGCCCTCGACATGCAGCCGGCCGGCGAGGGCATGGTGGGGTTCTGGGTACGCCGCCCGATCGGCGTCGTCGTCGGCATCACCGGGTTCAACTACCCGCTGCTGCTGGCCGCGCACAAGGTCGCGCCGTCCGTCGCGGCGGGCTGCCCGGTCATCGTCAAGCCGGCGCCCAACACGCCCCTCGCCACGCTCGTGCTCGTCGACCTGTTCCGGCGCGCGGGTTGCCCGGCGGCCGGCGTGCAACTCGTCACCGGTGGCGTCGAGGTCGGCAAGATCCTGACCACGCACCCGTACGTCGCCGCCGTGTCCTTCACCGGTTCCGCGAAGGTCGGGCACGAGATCGCCCGTGCCGCCGCCCCGCGGAAGGTGCTGCTGGAACTCGGGTCCAACGCCGCGCTCGTCATCGGCCGCGACGCCGACCTCGACCGGGCCGCCGAGGCCGTCGTACGCGGCGGGTTCTACGCATCCGGGCAGGCGTGCATCAGCGTCCAGCGGGTCATCGTCGAGGAGCCGGTCCGCGAGGCGCTGATCGAGCGCCTCCAGCCGCTGCTGGAGACCGTCACCACAGGGGATCCCCGGTCCGCGGACACCCGCGTGTCAGCCCTCGTGGACGAGGCGTCCACCGAGCGGGTCCACTCGTGGGTGGACCGGGCGGTCGCCAGCGGGGCCCGCTGCCTGGCCGGCGGAACGGCGCAGGGCCGCGTCCTGCAACCGACAGTGCTCGTCGACGTCCCCGAGGACGCCGAGTGCTGGTCGGAGGAGATCTTCGGGCCAGTGGTGTGCATCCGTTCGGTGGCCGACATGGACGCTGCCGTCGCGACTGTCAACCGGTCCCGCTACGGGTTGCAGGCAGCCGTCTTCACGCGCGACCTGGCGGTCGCCCTCGACGCCGTACGCCGCCTCGACGTCGGCGGGGTACTCGTCAACGAGGTGCCCGGGTTCCGGGCCGACAACATGCCCTACGGCGGCGTGAAGGACTCCGGTATCGGACGGGAAGGGCCCCGCTTCGCCATGGAGGAGTTCACCGTGACCAAGATGGTGATGATCAGGCCATGA
- a CDS encoding 3-isopropylmalate dehydrogenase — protein MSAQRIALVPGDGIGPEVTAQAVKACDAAARRFGLDLVWEDYELGADYWRITGQVVPPDVEQELAKADAILFGAVGDPSVPPGVLERGLVIHLRTAFDQYVNLRPVKLLPGVPTPIKGLRPEQCDLVILRENTEGAYVGAGGFIHRGGPDEIATQESVNTRKGVERLIRHGFRLAMGRPRKHVTLVHKANILTYAGDLWQRTFDEVSAEHPDIEVDYVHVDAMCLYLVTQPERFDVVVTDNLFGDIITDLGAAVQGGLGLAASGNLNPTGSAPSMFEPVHGSAPDIAGRGWANPAGSILSAALMLEHLGHPEAARSLEAGVKAVLPRLGAMRGPEMGMSTEDFGDAVAAAISEGVESGSDPLPAQYGR, from the coding sequence ATGAGCGCCCAGCGAATCGCGCTGGTGCCAGGGGACGGCATCGGACCGGAGGTCACCGCCCAGGCGGTCAAGGCGTGCGACGCCGCGGCGAGACGGTTCGGGCTCGACCTGGTGTGGGAGGACTACGAACTCGGTGCGGACTACTGGCGCATCACCGGCCAGGTCGTGCCGCCCGATGTGGAGCAGGAGCTGGCAAAGGCGGACGCCATTCTCTTCGGCGCTGTCGGAGACCCGTCGGTGCCACCCGGCGTACTCGAACGCGGCCTGGTGATCCACCTACGGACGGCCTTCGACCAGTACGTCAACCTGCGGCCCGTCAAGCTGCTGCCCGGCGTCCCCACGCCCATCAAGGGACTCCGTCCCGAGCAGTGTGACCTCGTGATCCTTCGGGAGAACACCGAGGGCGCCTACGTCGGTGCGGGCGGCTTCATCCACCGTGGGGGGCCGGACGAGATCGCGACCCAGGAGTCGGTCAACACCCGCAAGGGTGTCGAACGCCTGATCCGGCACGGCTTCCGGCTGGCTATGGGTCGGCCGCGCAAGCACGTCACACTTGTGCACAAGGCGAACATCCTCACGTACGCCGGCGACCTGTGGCAGCGGACCTTCGATGAGGTGTCGGCGGAGCACCCCGACATCGAGGTGGACTACGTGCACGTCGACGCGATGTGCCTCTACCTGGTCACGCAGCCGGAGCGGTTCGACGTTGTCGTCACCGACAACCTGTTCGGCGACATCATCACCGACCTCGGCGCAGCCGTGCAGGGTGGTCTCGGCCTGGCCGCCAGCGGCAATCTCAACCCGACGGGCTCGGCGCCGAGCATGTTCGAGCCGGTCCACGGCTCCGCACCTGACATCGCCGGCCGGGGCTGGGCCAATCCCGCAGGCTCGATCCTCAGCGCCGCTCTCATGCTGGAGCACCTGGGCCACCCGGAGGCGGCGCGCAGCCTCGAGGCCGGGGTGAAGGCGGTGCTGCCGAGGCTGGGCGCGATGCGCGGCCCGGAGATGGGGATGTCGACGGAGGACTTCGGGGATGCCGTTGCCGCAGCCATCAGTGAGGGCGTCGAAAGCGGGTCCGACCCTCTGCCAGCGCAGTACGGCCGGTGA
- a CDS encoding M20 family metallopeptidase, which produces MTSDTHAALRAGHLVDEQAVVALTQELVRIPSTWDPARERSEQPAAERVAEVMRGFGWQPEVVEVAPGRPNVVAVVDGGLPGPTLMFEGHTDVVTEGSRDEWTVDPFGGEIVDGRLYGRGSADMKAGVAAMIHATRAVELAGPFPGRIVVAALVDEEGQMLGAKHFTTTPLAAEVDAAIVCEPEAEEICAVAKGAVRLLVTCTGRMAHGAMPQHGRNPIPAVAELVQALSRFQAELQVVPGEHEHLGLTYLTPTVLDAGSADQINVIPGRAVLGVDCRTVPGVDHAALAERVRSDAAAIGARHGVTFAVDVVDDRPCAVTPEDHPIALAVARAHRDVTGVEPAFGGVPGATDGTILWRDSGIPNVVYGPGPKWIAHQPDEYVEVDDVVRKTRVYAEAALVFLTGATVAEAGGAL; this is translated from the coding sequence ATGACGTCGGACACCCACGCCGCCCTCCGGGCCGGCCACCTCGTCGACGAGCAAGCCGTCGTGGCGCTGACCCAGGAGCTCGTCCGCATTCCCTCGACGTGGGACCCAGCCCGCGAGCGTAGCGAGCAGCCGGCAGCGGAGCGTGTCGCCGAGGTCATGCGGGGTTTCGGCTGGCAGCCGGAGGTCGTCGAGGTTGCCCCGGGGCGGCCCAACGTCGTGGCGGTCGTGGACGGTGGCCTGCCCGGGCCGACGTTGATGTTCGAGGGGCACACCGATGTCGTCACCGAGGGCTCTCGTGACGAGTGGACCGTCGACCCGTTCGGCGGCGAGATCGTCGACGGGCGCCTGTACGGCCGCGGCTCCGCCGACATGAAGGCCGGCGTCGCCGCGATGATCCACGCCACGCGAGCCGTCGAGCTGGCCGGGCCGTTCCCCGGCCGGATCGTGGTGGCCGCCCTCGTGGACGAGGAGGGCCAGATGCTGGGCGCGAAGCACTTCACGACCACCCCCCTCGCCGCCGAAGTGGACGCCGCGATCGTCTGCGAGCCGGAGGCGGAGGAGATCTGCGCGGTCGCCAAGGGCGCCGTTCGGTTGCTGGTCACCTGTACCGGACGGATGGCCCACGGTGCGATGCCGCAGCACGGCCGCAACCCGATTCCCGCGGTGGCCGAACTCGTCCAGGCCCTCAGCCGTTTTCAGGCGGAGTTGCAGGTGGTGCCCGGTGAGCACGAGCATCTCGGCCTGACGTACCTGACCCCCACGGTTCTGGACGCCGGCTCCGCCGACCAGATCAACGTCATCCCGGGCCGGGCCGTCCTCGGCGTGGACTGCCGCACGGTGCCCGGTGTCGACCACGCCGCCCTCGCCGAGCGCGTCCGCTCCGACGCGGCGGCCATCGGCGCCCGGCACGGCGTCACGTTCGCCGTCGACGTCGTCGACGACAGGCCCTGCGCTGTCACGCCCGAGGACCACCCCATCGCGCTCGCCGTGGCCCGGGCCCACCGCGACGTCACCGGTGTCGAACCCGCCTTCGGCGGCGTGCCCGGCGCTACCGACGGAACGATCCTGTGGCGTGACAGCGGCATCCCGAACGTCGTCTACGGTCCCGGTCCGAAGTGGATCGCCCACCAGCCCGACGAGTACGTCGAGGTCGACGACGTCGTACGCAAGACCAGGGTTTACGCCGAGGCCGCGCTGGTCTTCCTCACCGGCGCCACGGTCGCCGAGGCGGGTGGGGCGCTGTGA
- a CDS encoding ABC transporter permease: MTSVADAPPEATADVVAPSVGKPRRRWNLTLVIGTTIVGLVVLTALVSFLWTPYDPTRVNPAQTLASPGSAHWLGTDHFGRDIFSQLLVGARTTLFVGVVAVTISAAIGVPLGLLAAGGRRWLSEPVMRALDIVFAFPAILLAIILAAAFSASTLTGMIAIGVANVPVFGRITRAGALQVLRSDFVLAARSYGRRGVVLMVRYVLPNIAALLIVQASVSFAHAVLAEAALSYLGFGTPPPTPTWGRMLQEAQNYFVVQPMLAVWPGLAIALSVLGFNLMGDGLRDALDPRLRGR; the protein is encoded by the coding sequence ATGACCTCCGTCGCCGACGCCCCACCCGAGGCCACCGCCGACGTCGTCGCGCCAAGCGTCGGCAAGCCGCGCCGCCGGTGGAACCTCACGCTGGTGATCGGCACCACCATCGTGGGCCTCGTCGTCCTCACCGCACTCGTGTCGTTCCTCTGGACGCCGTACGACCCCACCCGCGTCAACCCGGCGCAGACGCTGGCTTCCCCCGGCAGCGCCCACTGGCTCGGTACCGACCACTTCGGCCGGGACATCTTCAGCCAGTTGCTCGTCGGCGCGCGTACCACCCTGTTCGTCGGTGTCGTCGCCGTGACGATCAGCGCGGCGATCGGCGTACCGCTGGGTCTGCTCGCCGCCGGCGGGCGGCGCTGGCTCAGCGAACCCGTGATGCGTGCGCTGGACATCGTGTTCGCCTTCCCCGCCATCCTGCTGGCGATCATCCTCGCGGCAGCCTTCTCCGCCTCCACGCTCACCGGCATGATCGCTATCGGCGTCGCCAACGTCCCCGTGTTCGGCCGCATCACGCGCGCCGGCGCGCTCCAGGTGCTGCGCAGCGACTTCGTCCTGGCCGCGCGCAGCTACGGTCGCCGGGGCGTGGTGCTCATGGTCCGGTACGTGCTGCCCAACATCGCGGCACTGCTCATCGTCCAGGCGTCGGTGTCGTTCGCGCACGCGGTCCTCGCGGAGGCGGCGCTGTCCTACCTCGGCTTCGGCACTCCGCCACCGACCCCCACCTGGGGCCGGATGCTCCAGGAGGCCCAGAACTACTTCGTCGTACAACCGATGCTCGCAGTCTGGCCCGGTCTGGCCATCGCCCTGTCGGTGCTCGGTTTCAACCTCATGGGCGACGGGTTGCGCGACGCCCTCGACCCGCGGCTGAGAGGACGGTGA